CTGAAGCAAGAAGTGTTAGTTTATTTGTCATTTGTATCCTTCCTTGTTAACCAGGTGACACCTGATACTCATACTCGTTTGAGTGTCTCTTGTGTGTTGCGTTGTCTATGACCTTGTTGCTCAAATTAAGCGAGTTGCATTTTGCAAATGAAACCGTGTGCGATTTAAACAACTGTTTATAAGGTTAGGAAAGGATCCGTAGTTTCACAAATGTATAATTTAAAAAGAATTTTGAATGAAATCACAAATCCGAACACAATTAGAATGACCAAATGTTAACTGAATGTAAATAGTGCAACGGTTCACACTGTTGGTGCAACGAGATTTAGGTTTTTATATTGATGGTGGGCTAGGTAAATATTCTGAATTAAAGTCGTATTGGTGGCGCATTAGCCTTAAGAAAGGTGGAAATTTGGTCAATAAATATTTTTATTACGCTTGGATAGTTATGAATATGCTCCAAATTTGGTAGCATGTCTGAATAGTTATTGAAGTAGTCTCAAGGAAGAACATGCGTTATTTCCCAATGTTTTTGGATGTAGAGAATAAGCCAATTCTAGTGGTTGGTGGGGGCGAGGTTGCTTGCCGAAAAGTCGACAGTTTGCTGCGAGCGGGTGCTAATGTAACTTTGGTTTCTCCTAAGGTCGCACCTTACTTAAAAGAGCTAGCCGATGAAGACAAACTTCGTTGGGTTCAAAATTTTTACTCGTCACAGCTTATCTCGAAAAACTACTTACAAGTGTGGGCAACTACAGATAACCCAAACCTAAATCATCAAGTACATAATGATGCAAAAAAAATGGGTATTCTTGTCAATGTGGTCGATGACTTACCCTATTGTGACTTCATCACACCCTCAATGATAAATCGCGGACGAATCCAAATAGCGATCTCAAGTGGGGGAGCATCACCTGTTTTGGTGAGAAATATTAGAGAAAAACTCGAAACTGTATTGCCACAGAACATAGGTTTGATAGCGGACTTCGGTGCATCAAAACGCAATTCAATTAAAGAGTCCTTTCCTACTGTTGATGAACGCCGAAAATTCTGGGAGCGCTTTTTGTCGTCCAGTTTTATTAATCAAGTGACGGATAGGGATCAACTTGAATCGTACTATCAACAGTCGTTGACTGAGCAAGTTGATAGTGAAGGGCAGGTCACTTGGATCGAATTTGAAGAAGATGTTGAGCTACTTTCTATGAAGGCTTTACGTCTGATGCAAGAGGCAGAGCTAGTACTTTCACCAATCGATTGTCCATTCGAATTTATAGACTTATGCCGTCGAGATGCAGAAAGAGAGAGCTATGTTAATAGCGGAGAGCTATCAACCAAGCTTGAGCAAGCCAGAGCTGAGAAATTACGAGTGTGTGTGTTTATTCCACCAGCAAGCGTAGAGTTTAATCTATTGGTAGGTAAAGACCTGAAACTGTCTGCTGCAAAAGTGCTCAGGTGAGTGGTAGTTGATAGATTTTAGTTGAAGTGAGCGCTTTTTAGTTGTTTGCAAATCGGCTAGAGACCCTGAATAAGACTGACCGATAAATAAAAAGCCACTTCCTAAAAGAAGTGGCTTTTTGTGATTTTAAACACGACATTGTGCTGATGAATGAGCAACCACAATAAGCAGTCGCTCAAACTCGAAAATTAGTCGCGGAAGTTGTCAAACTGGAAAGGTTGACCAAGTTCACCGCTGCGAACTAGAGCCATAACAGCTTGTAGGTCATCACGCTTTTTACCCGTTACACGAACTTTGTCGCCTTGGATAGAAGCTTGAACTTTAACTTTGTTGTCTTTGATTAGCTTAACGATCTTCTTAGCAACATCCGTTTCGATACCTTGCTTAAAGATAACCGTTTGGTGCCAAGTGCGACCTGTTTGGTCTGCTGCTTTCGCTTCCATCGCGTTAGGATCAACATTACGTTTTGTTAGGTTACTACGAAGGATATCGCGCATTTGCTTCAGTTGAAAATCGTCTTGAGCAGTCAATTTTACAGATTCATCTTTGTAATCAAAGCTTGCTTCAACGCCGCGAAAATCGAAACGAGTCGATAGTTCACGGTTTGCGTTGTCTACCGCGTTACGCAGTTCTACTGCTTCTACTTCAGAGATAATGTCAAATGATGGCATTGTGTTGTTTCCTTAAGCTAAGTTTCTATCTTTAATTGCTGTTGCAAGCATATCTAGCATTGTTGCAGTATCTTCCCAGCTTAGGCATGGGTCAGTAATAGACTTGCCGTATTCTAGGTTGTTGATATCTGTCATTGGTTGGTTACCTTCAACAATGAAGCTTTCCGCCATGATGCCTGCAATTTGATTCTTGTTAGATTTGATTTGCTCACAAATGTCTTGTGCAACTTCTAACTGTTTACGGTGCTGTTTCTGACAGTTAGCGTGGCTAAAGTCTACAACCAAACGTTGAGGTAGATCGAATTCAGCCAGTTGCTTACATGCGTTATCTACAGATTCAGCATCGAAGTTAGGGCCTTTATCGCCACCACGTAGAATTACGTGACCGTATGGGTTACCAGAAGTACGGTAAACCGTCATGCGGCCGTTCTTATCTGGCGAGTAGAAGTAGTGTGAAGCATGCGCAGCACGAATCGCATCAATGGCAATTTTGATGTTGCCGTTAGTCGCGTTTTTGAAGCCAACTGGGCAAGACAGTGCAGAAGCCATTTCACGGTGAATCTGAGATTCAGTCGTGCGAGCACCAATTGCGCCCCAAGTGATAAGGTCTGCAATGTACTGGCCGGTGATCATATCAAGGAATTCAGTCGCGGTAGCTAGGCCAAGCTTGTTGATATCTAGCAATAGCTTACGTGCTTTATTCAAGCCTGTTTCAAGTGCGTATGAACCATCGAGGTTCGGATCGGTAATCAAACCCTTCCAACCTACAACAGTACGAGGCTTCTCGAAGTAGGTTCTCATTACAACGAACAGTTCGTCTTTGTATTGATCTTGAATCTGGCTTAGACGTTCAGCGTAATCAAGTGCCGCATCTGTATCGTGAACAGAGCAAGGACCAACGATAACTAATAGGCGATTATCACGACCCGTTAGGATATCTTCGATTTGGCGGCGAGAATTCTTAATGCGCTCAGCAACGTCGTCAGTAATAGGGTGTGCATTGCCTAGTTCGGCAGGAGTTGGCATAGGACCCAGAGCTTGGGTTCTCAACTCATCAGTTTTTAATGGCATGTGATAGCTTTTTTATTCTATTGCGAAGTGGTTAAGATAACGGAATTGAACAGAGGAATAAACTCTCTTAAGTCAAAGTTATCTCTGTTATTGCTAATATTCTCATTTTTATCAGCAGGCCAACGTCAAATGGGGGATTTTCACTTGTATTAACAGGCAGCTATCGGTATTTTCGTTTGAACACAACATAAAAATGCTGGAGCAGCAATGACTCAAGAAAATCAAAGCACTTTGCACCCAGAACTTGTCTTAGGTGATGTGCTGCCTTCTTACAACGATAATAATAATTCCAACCATTTATACGTTTCATTATCTGAATTGGTCATGGATCGTGTCTTCTATCATCCAAGTATTGAAAGTCATTTAGAAACACTGACTGATATCGAAAAAACCTCTTTAGATGCGATCCTTGGCGATAAAACAGTCGATGAGCATTTTGTTTCGACCTTGGTTATTGCCATTCAAGCAGCCGTTCAGCCAAACCACGCCACTGTTCGTATTGCGTTAAGTAGTGCTGATAGCTATGGCTTCCGTTCGCTACTTGGTGGTAGCTGTGAAGCCGAAGAGATAAACCCGGCACTAGGTGTTCGTGGGGTTGCGCGTTATGCGACAGCCGAGTACAGCAAGGCTTTCGCTTTAGAGTGTCAGGTTATTAAAGTGCTGCGAGAGCAGGGTAATAACGTTGAAGTGGTTGTACCGTATGTACGAGCATTAAGCGATGCCGCTAAGATTATTGATTTGCTTGCAGAGCAAGGCTTACCACGCGGGCTTAATGGCTTGAAAGTTCTGTTCTCGTGCGATGTGCCGTCTGCTGTGCTACTAAGCGAAAGGTTACTTCATTACTTCGATGGTGTTGTGGTGAACGTTGATAGCTTAGCGTCTTTCACTTTAGGTGTAGACAAGCACAAT
Above is a window of Vibrio atlanticus DNA encoding:
- a CDS encoding precorrin-2 dehydrogenase/sirohydrochlorin ferrochelatase family protein; amino-acid sequence: MRYFPMFLDVENKPILVVGGGEVACRKVDSLLRAGANVTLVSPKVAPYLKELADEDKLRWVQNFYSSQLISKNYLQVWATTDNPNLNHQVHNDAKKMGILVNVVDDLPYCDFITPSMINRGRIQIAISSGGASPVLVRNIREKLETVLPQNIGLIADFGASKRNSIKESFPTVDERRKFWERFLSSSFINQVTDRDQLESYYQQSLTEQVDSEGQVTWIEFEEDVELLSMKALRLMQEAELVLSPIDCPFEFIDLCRRDAERESYVNSGELSTKLEQARAEKLRVCVFIPPASVEFNLLVGKDLKLSAAKVLR
- a CDS encoding 3-deoxy-7-phosphoheptulonate synthase; the protein is MPLKTDELRTQALGPMPTPAELGNAHPITDDVAERIKNSRRQIEDILTGRDNRLLVIVGPCSVHDTDAALDYAERLSQIQDQYKDELFVVMRTYFEKPRTVVGWKGLITDPNLDGSYALETGLNKARKLLLDINKLGLATATEFLDMITGQYIADLITWGAIGARTTESQIHREMASALSCPVGFKNATNGNIKIAIDAIRAAHASHYFYSPDKNGRMTVYRTSGNPYGHVILRGGDKGPNFDAESVDNACKQLAEFDLPQRLVVDFSHANCQKQHRKQLEVAQDICEQIKSNKNQIAGIMAESFIVEGNQPMTDINNLEYGKSITDPCLSWEDTATMLDMLATAIKDRNLA
- a CDS encoding putative PEP-binding protein, which gives rise to MTQENQSTLHPELVLGDVLPSYNDNNNSNHLYVSLSELVMDRVFYHPSIESHLETLTDIEKTSLDAILGDKTVDEHFVSTLVIAIQAAVQPNHATVRIALSSADSYGFRSLLGGSCEAEEINPALGVRGVARYATAEYSKAFALECQVIKVLREQGNNVEVVVPYVRALSDAAKIIDLLAEQGLPRGLNGLKVLFSCDVPSAVLLSERLLHYFDGVVVNVDSLASFTLGVDKHNEAQQHAFDPQNEAVITLLSMIVKATLNAKKPVLLVTQGLVDYPRLQGFIADLEGVETVITA
- a CDS encoding YajQ family cyclic di-GMP-binding protein produces the protein MPSFDIISEVEAVELRNAVDNANRELSTRFDFRGVEASFDYKDESVKLTAQDDFQLKQMRDILRSNLTKRNVDPNAMEAKAADQTGRTWHQTVIFKQGIETDVAKKIVKLIKDNKVKVQASIQGDKVRVTGKKRDDLQAVMALVRSGELGQPFQFDNFRD